One window from the genome of Sebastes umbrosus isolate fSebUmb1 chromosome 12, fSebUmb1.pri, whole genome shotgun sequence encodes:
- the LOC119498453 gene encoding LOW QUALITY PROTEIN: tripartite motif-containing protein 16-like (The sequence of the model RefSeq protein was modified relative to this genomic sequence to represent the inferred CDS: inserted 2 bases in 1 codon), translated as MAQQGVQLDHERFSCSICLDLLKDPVTTSCGHSYCMNCIKGFWDGEDEKKIYSCPQCRRTFTPRPVLMKNTMLADLVEELKKTGLQAAPADHCYAGPEDVACDFCTGRKLKAFKSCLVCLASYCEKHLQPHYDVAPLKKHKLVEPSKKLQENICSRHDEVLKMFCRTDQQCICYLCSVDEHKGHDTVSAAAERTERQRELEVSRLNIQQRIQDREKDVKLLQQEVEAVNRSADKAVEDSEKIFTELIRLMEKRSCDVKQQVRSQQETEVSRVKELQEKLEQEITELKRRDAELKLLSHTEDHNQFLLNYPSLSPLSESTHSSSINIRPLSYFEDVTAAVSEVRDKLQDVLREKWTTVSLRGTEVDVLLPQPEPKTRAGFLQYSREITLDPNTANTHLLLSEGNRKATLMREHQSYSRHPDRFTDYWEQVLSRESLTGRCYWEVEWRGTGVYVAVVYKSISRAGGXGECRFGLNDKSWVLYCDISSYTFWYNNVHTPVSGPPSSRVGVYLDHSAGILSFYSVSETMTLLHRVQTTFTEPLYAGLGLYGYGTNAELFKLK; from the exons atggcgcagcAAGGAGTTCAGCTGGACCACGAAAGGTTCTCTTGttccatctgtctggatctactgaaggatccggtgactacttcctgtggacacagctactgcatgaactgtattaaaggcttctgggatggagaggatgagaagaagatctacagctgccctcagtgtaggcggaccttcacaccgaggcctgtcctgatgaaaaacaccatgttagcagatttagtggaggaactgaagaagactggactccaagctgctcctgctgatcactgctatgctggacctgaagatgtggcctgtgatttctgcactgggaggaaactgaaagccttcaagtcctgtctggtgtgtctggcctcttactgtgagaaacacctccagcctcattatgaTGTGGCtccattaaagaaacacaagctggtggagccctccaagaagctccaggagaacatctgctctcgtcacgacGAGGTGTtgaagatgttctgtcgtactgatcagcagtgtatctgttatctctgctctgtggatgaacataaaggccacgacaccgtctcagctgcagcagaaaggaccgagaggcagagagagctggaggtgagtcgactcaacatccagcagaggatccaggacagagagaaagatgtgaagctgctccaacaggaggtggaggccgtcaatcgctctgctgataaagcagtggaggacagtgagaagatcttcaccgagctgatccgtctcatggagaaaagaagctgtgatgtgaagcagcaggtcagatcccagcaggaaaccgaagtgagtcgagtcaaagagcttcaggagaagctggagcaggagatcactgagctgaagaggagagacgctgagctgaagctgctgtcacacacagaggatcacaaccagtttctactcaactacccctcactgtcaccgCTCAGCGAGTCTACACactcatccagcatcaatatccgtcctctgagctactttgaggacgtgacggcggctgtgtcagaagtcagagataaactacaggacgttctgagagagaaatggacaacCGTCTCTCTGAGAGggactgaagtggatgttttactgccacaaccagagcccaagaccagagctggattcttacagtattcacgagaaatcacactggatccaaacacagcaaacacacatctgttattatctgaggggaacagaaaagcaacattaatgAGAGAACATCAGTCTTATTCTAGacacccagacagattcactgatTATTGGGAacaggtcctgagtagagagagtctgactggacgttgttactgggaggtggagtggagaGGGACAGGAGTTTATGTAGCAGTCGTATACAAGAGTATCAGCAGAGCAGGGGG GGGTGAATGTAGATTTGGACTCAATGACAAATCTTGGGTGTTATATTGTGACATTAGCAGTTATACATTTTGGTACAACAATGTTCATACTCCCGTCTCAGGTCCTccgtcctccagagtaggagtgtacctggatcacagtgcaggtattctgtccttctacagcgtctctgaaaccatgactctcctccacagagtccagaccacattcactgagcctctctatgctggacttgGGCTTTATGGTTATGGAACCAATGCTGAGTTGtttaaactgaaatag